A window of the Thermoleophilia bacterium SCSIO 60948 genome harbors these coding sequences:
- a CDS encoding HAMP domain-containing protein gives MQAADPRPGRGRRLRRKLFGVRPLLAVAFAAIALVTAGLAYLLVNETTGQGAADEQLLDLTAGRTFRLAGEVAERPADESQNALEVVSDSGYSAWIFDDEGRLRSPPTSQGVAIEDVPFREEAIDAALAGNRYSKPLGSGVSLVAAPVTRNGEIDEIVIARASRAPELQEAIDAVRSDRLTALVIALAVAVIVGFLVASAITNRIKRLAESAQRLALGELDEPVGGIGGGDEITDLGRSLDSMRTALRETFSALRSERDRLSAIFESLGEAVLVVGSDGLVRFSNTAAQALVTSEGTPIGQLLPWLRRARHRGSAVSDALSVGDRVYAITAREVPAENAVLAVVRDRTEELRRQVAERDFVSNAAHELRNPIAGISSAVEVLQSGAKDDPAARDRFLQRLAENAERISRLTESLLILARMESVGEGATESVDIRLAMDDALAAVPSPPGVTIVFELATEPVAEGDSVLLRQVLIGLLTNAIKHTPAPGTVTVRARREGDEVRVEVADTGDGIPPEDIGRIFERFYRGPGALQREGFGLGLSIAQRMVDVMGGRIGVESRLGEGSTFWVRLPAANRTDPGPGVSSGAVSSA, from the coding sequence ATGCAGGCCGCTGATCCGAGACCAGGTCGCGGCCGGCGGCTGCGCCGCAAGCTGTTCGGCGTCCGGCCGCTGCTCGCGGTCGCCTTCGCGGCGATCGCGCTCGTCACCGCGGGGCTCGCCTACCTGCTCGTCAACGAGACCACGGGTCAGGGAGCAGCAGACGAGCAGTTGCTCGACCTGACCGCGGGCCGGACCTTCCGGCTTGCGGGAGAGGTCGCCGAGCGTCCCGCCGATGAGTCTCAGAACGCGCTCGAGGTCGTTTCGGACTCCGGCTACTCAGCCTGGATCTTCGACGACGAGGGGCGGCTTCGCAGCCCGCCCACCTCCCAGGGCGTCGCGATCGAGGACGTGCCCTTTCGCGAAGAGGCGATCGATGCCGCGCTCGCGGGAAACCGCTACTCCAAACCGCTCGGCAGCGGCGTGTCGCTCGTCGCCGCGCCGGTCACCCGGAACGGCGAGATCGACGAGATAGTCATCGCTCGCGCCTCACGCGCGCCGGAGCTCCAGGAGGCGATCGACGCCGTTCGCTCGGACCGCCTCACCGCGCTCGTGATCGCGCTCGCCGTCGCGGTCATAGTCGGGTTCCTCGTCGCCTCGGCGATCACGAATCGAATCAAGCGCCTCGCCGAGAGCGCCCAGCGGCTCGCGCTCGGCGAGCTCGACGAACCGGTCGGCGGGATCGGCGGCGGCGACGAGATCACCGACCTCGGCCGCTCGCTGGACTCGATGCGCACCGCGCTCCGCGAGACGTTCAGCGCCCTGCGATCCGAGCGCGACCGGCTCTCGGCGATCTTCGAGTCGCTCGGCGAAGCGGTCCTCGTCGTCGGCTCCGACGGCCTCGTGCGGTTCTCGAACACCGCGGCGCAGGCGCTAGTGACATCCGAGGGAACCCCGATCGGGCAGCTGCTGCCGTGGCTTCGCCGCGCCCGCCACCGCGGCTCGGCGGTCTCCGACGCGCTGTCGGTCGGTGATCGCGTCTATGCGATCACCGCGCGCGAGGTCCCGGCCGAGAACGCGGTGCTCGCGGTCGTCCGCGATCGCACCGAGGAGCTTCGCCGCCAGGTCGCCGAGCGCGACTTCGTCTCGAACGCCGCTCACGAGCTGCGAAATCCGATCGCCGGGATCTCCAGCGCCGTCGAGGTGCTGCAGTCGGGCGCCAAGGACGACCCGGCCGCGCGCGATCGGTTCCTGCAGCGGCTGGCCGAGAACGCGGAGCGGATCTCGCGGCTGACCGAGTCGCTGCTGATCCTCGCCCGCATGGAGTCGGTCGGCGAGGGCGCGACGGAGTCCGTCGACATCCGTCTGGCGATGGACGACGCCCTCGCCGCGGTGCCCTCGCCGCCGGGCGTGACGATCGTCTTCGAGCTCGCCACCGAGCCGGTCGCCGAGGGCGATTCGGTCCTGCTCCGCCAGGTGCTGATCGGCCTGCTGACCAACGCGATCAAGCACACGCCGGCGCCGGGCACGGTGACGGTGCGCGCCCGCCGTGAGGGCGACGAGGTGCGCGTCGAGGTCGCCGACACCGGTGACGGGATACCGCCCGAGGACATCGGGCGGATCTTCGAGCGCTTCTACCGGGGCCCGGGTGCGCTCCAGCGCGAGGGGTTCGGGCTCGGACTGTCGATCGCCCAGCGGATGGTCGACGTCATGGGCGGGCGGATCGGCGTCGAGTCCCGGCTCGGCGAGGGAAGCACGTTCTGGGTCAGGCTGCCCGCGGCCAACCGCACCGACCCCGGTCCCGGTGTAAGTTCGGGGGCGGTGAGCAGTGCGTGA